A window of Coturnix japonica isolate 7356 chromosome 2, Coturnix japonica 2.1, whole genome shotgun sequence contains these coding sequences:
- the LOC107309567 gene encoding leukocyte elastase inhibitor-like yields the protein MESLSNANGRFALDLFRRLNETTPAGNVFFSPLSISTALAMVLLGSRGNTAAQFLKTLHFDEVEDLHSRFQSLTTDINRRDSSCLLRIANRLFGEKSYSFLQDFLTNTQKLYGADLAAVDFLQAYDETRKEINQWVEEKTEGKIPDLLSEGSVNSMTKLVLVNAIYFKGNWAEKFEEANTADMPFRLNKNERKTVKMMYQKKKFRFGYISDMKTRVLELPYDGREFSMIILLPDDIEDDSTGLQKLEKQLTLEKLQEWTCPEHLYSTDVHVHLPKFKLEESYDLRSDLSAMGLLDIFDSAKADLSGMSGGHDLFLSKIVHKAFVEVNEEGTEAAAATAGIAMLCMVMEEDFNADHPFLFFIRHNPTQSMLFLGRYASP from the exons aTGGAGAGCCTGAGCAACGCCAATGGCAGATTTGCACTTGATCTCTTCAGAAGGCTGAATGAAACCACCCCAGCGGGAAACGTCTTCTTCTCTCCCCTCAGTATTTCTACTGCTCTGGCCATGGTTCTTCTCGGGTCCAGAGGCAACACAGCGGCACAGTTCCTGAAG acatTGCATTTTGATGAAGTTGAAGATCTACACTCAAGATTCCAGTCTCTGACCACAGACATAAACAGAAGGGATTCTTCCTGCCTCCTACGGATTGCTAATAGGCTTTTTGGAGAGAAATCCTACAGCTTTCTGCAG GACTTCCTGACTAATACTCAGAAGTTATATGGAGCTGATTTGGCTGcagttgattttcttcaggCTTATGATGAAACCCGGAAGGAAATTAACCAGTGGGTAGAGGAGAAAACTGAAG GTAAAATCCCTGATCTGCTCTCTGAAGGCTCAGTTAATAGCATGACCAAGCTGGTACTGGTCAACGCTATTTATTTCAAAGGGAACTGGGCAGAGAAATTTGAAGAAGCCAACACTGCTGACATGCCATTTCGGTTGAATAAG aatgaaagaaagacagtgaaaatgatgtatcagaagaagaaatttcGTTTTGGGTACATCTCCGACATGAAAACCCGCGTTTTGGAGCTGCCCTATGATGGAAGGGAATTCAGCATGATCATCCTGTTGCCTGATGATATTGAAGACGACTCCACTGGACTGCAGAAG CTGGAGAAGCAGCTCACCTTAGAGAAGCTCCAGGAGTGGACGTGTCCAGAGCATCTATATTCCACTGATGTCCATGTGCATTTGCCTAAATTTAAGCTAGAAGAAAGCTATGACCTTAGATCAGATTTATCAGCTATGGGCTTGTTGGACATATTTGACAGTGCCAAGGCTGACTTGTCGGGAATGTCAGGGGGACACGACCTTTTCCTCTCTAAAATTGTCCACAAGGCTTTTGTAGAAGTGAACGAGGAAGgcacagaagctgcagctgctaCTGCTGGCATTGCGATGCTTTGCATGGTTATGGAAGAGGATTTCAATGCTGAccatcctttccttttctttattcgCCACAACCCAACACAGAGCATGCTTTTCTTAGGGAGGTATGCTTCTCCATGA
- the LOC107309566 gene encoding serpin B6-like encodes MDSLSTANCTFALDLLRELREKNSTKNLFFSPFSISSALSMILLGSKGNTEAQIAKVLSLTKAEDAHNGYQSLLSEINNPDTKYILRTANRLYGEKTFEFLTSFIESSQKFYHAGLEQTDFKNASEDSRRQINGWVEEKTEGKIQKLLAEGIINSMTRLVLVNAIYFKGNWEAKFEKECTKEMPFKINKNETKPVQMMFRKGKYNMSYIGDLETKVIEIPYVGNELSMIVLLPDAIQDESTGLEKLEKELTYEKLMEWINPEMMDSTEMRLSFPRFKLEENYDLKPILSNMGMRDAFDLRMANFSGISSGKELVLSEVVHKSFVEVNEEGTEAAAATAGVMMLRCAMIVPDIVADHPFLFFIRHNKTSSILFCGRFCSP; translated from the exons ATGGATAGCCTCAGTACAGCAAATTGCACTTTTGCTCTGGACCTCTTAAGAGAGCTGCgtgagaaaaacagcacaaagaatctgttcttttctccttttagtatttcttctgctttgtctaTGATTTTGCTGGGTTCAAAAGGGAACACTGAAGCCCAAATAGCAAAG GTGCTTTCTTTGACCAAAGCTGAGGATGCTCACAATGGGTATCAATCACTTCTCTCTGAAATTAACAACCCTGACACCAAATACATCCTCAGAACTGCTAACCGACTTTATGGAGAAAAGACATTTGAGTTTCTCACA TCATTTATAGAATCAAGTCAGAAATTCTACCATGCTGGGCTAGAACAGACTGACTTCAAAAATGCTTCAGAGGATTCCAGAAGGCAAATAAATGGCTGGGTGGAAGAGAAGACTGAAG GTAAAATTCAAAAACTGTTGGCAGAGGGAATTATTAACTCCATGACCAGGCTTGTGTTGGTGAATGCCATCTATTTCAAAGGCAACTGGGAAGCGAAGTTTGAGAAAGAGTGCACAAAAGAAATGCCATTTAAGATTAACAAG AATGAGACCAAACCTGTGCAGATGATGTTCAGGAAAGGTAAATATAACATGAGCTATATTGGAGACTTGGAGACCAAAGTCATTGAGATCCCTTATGTTGGTAATGAGCTCAGTATGATTGTTCTACTTCCCGATGCAATCCAGGATGAATCTACTGGCTTGGAAAAG ctggaaaaagaacTTACATATGAGAAGCTGATGGAGTGGATTAATCCTGAAATGATGGACAGTACAGAGATGAGGTTGTCTTTTCCCAGGTTTAAACTAGAAGAAAATTATGATCTGAAACCCATCCTGAGTAACATGGGAATGCGTGATGCATTTGACTTACGGATGGCGAACTTCTCAGGAATCTCCTCTGGTAAAGAGCTTGTGCTCTCTGAAGTGGTTCACAAGTCCTTTGTGGAGGTCAACGAAGAAggcactgaagcagcagcagccacagcaggagTGATGATGCTCCGCTGTGCTATGATCGTTCCCGACATCGTTGCCGATCatcccttcctcttcttcatccgGCACAACAAAACTTCCAGTATTTTGTTCTGTGGCAGATTTTGCTCTCCGTAA
- the LOC116652926 gene encoding uncharacterized protein LOC116652926 yields MDVPSNWTCPICGQIREDVTYVTPCQHQLCYGCAIWWANKKPSCAVCGHKIDTIRYSVRSDDDYLECAVPQPAAHSDHDLQDEQGPAEPVLIPAEHNFPAEVWAAFFQQHPEDLGPLLRWLQGEIHEVSSDDWWEVYVAQCTTVNFLCQHGLDQEALVQALQMSTSGDVLSFVRRLISTAAALYGPTIRHQLDHQVSHAAGRREDSPAASSINSTSHQEPPASGPGRSTSPAGPSTEPGQAATAGPSSQGSDRSSGGPRRPPKRKARSSPQDSAPPCKRRPRRRH; encoded by the coding sequence ATGGACGTGCCATCCAACTGGACCTGCCCCATCTGCGGGCAAATCCGGGAGGATGTCACCTACGTGACcccctgccagcaccagctgtgcTACGGCTGTGCCATCTGGTGGGCTAACAAGAAGCCGAGTTGTGCCGTATGCGGGCACAAAATCGATACCATCCGATACTCGGTGAGGTCGGACGACGATTACCTCGAGTGTGCTGTCCCGCAGCCCGCAGCACACTCAGATCACGACCTGCAGGACGAGCAGGGGCCTGCAGAGCCGGTGCTCATCCCAGCTGAGCACAACTTCCCAGCCGAGGTCTGGGCTGCCTTCTTCCAGCAACATCCGGAAGACCTCGGACCCCTGCTCCgatggctgcagggagagatcCATGAGGTGTCCAGCGACGACTGGTGGGAAGTCTACGTGGCACAGTGCACCACCGTGAACTTCCTGTGTCAGCACGGGCTGGACCAGGAGGCCTTGGTGCAGGCGCTGCAGATGAGCACCAGCGGCGACGTGCTGTCCTTTGTTAGGAGGCTCATCAGCACCGCTGCAGCCCTGTACGGTCCCACGATCCGCCACCAGCTGGACCACCAAGTCAGCcatgctgctggaaggagggaggacagccctgcagccagctccatcAACAGCACCTCCCATCAGGAGCCTCCTGCCTCGGGCCCAGGCCGCTCCACCAGCCCCGCAGGGCCCAGCACGGAGCCAGGGCAGGCGGCCACAGCGGGTCCCTCTTCCCAGGGCAGCGACCGCTCGTCTGGGGGGCCCCGGCGCCCCCCGAAGAGGAAGGCCCGCAGCAGCCCCCAGGACTCTGCGCCGCCCTGCAAGAGGCGGCCCCGGCGGCGGCACTAG